DNA from Musa acuminata AAA Group cultivar baxijiao chromosome BXJ1-5, Cavendish_Baxijiao_AAA, whole genome shotgun sequence:
CCTTATAATCCAGAAAACAAGCTTAGGGTTATTTACTGAAAGCTCccagtaaaattataaaaaaaatgggccttcatatttttttatttttatcagggATATTTTTGAAAAACTTTAaccaaattaaaattataaaaaaaaataatcattatcctttgattagatttaattttagttttttagagttgaattgatttttttaagatgaataaAATCATATTGGTTCAACTATACTCTAATTATCCAATTTGATTTAATTGATCCCTaaattatcttttaattttttataaaatattctctcACCTTCTCCATCTTCACTctacctcctcctctttctctctcttcatcttcttctcccaTTTTACCTCCAATTCTACCTATGTTTTCTCTCACTTTGCCTCCCACTTTTATCTCCATCTCCTTCTCTACCTCCACTATCTCCTCTCCTCACTCTACCCccactcctcctccctctcccatTAGCCTTCTTTTTCCCTACCTCCCCCTATCCCtcctcttcattttcttcctcCTTTACCTTTTTCTAAACCTCTACTCGCTCCGTCCCCTCTTCCTCCACCTTCTCCTCCTTATAATTTATCTAGAAAAGTTATTACACTCAAAATTACAATCGGGTTACACTTGAGTTATATTCATtgacaaaatatataaaaaaatatatattaatttatatatagaaGTATTCTAAATATATCGTAAAACTAAAAAATTCAAGTTAttctaataaattatattaatttttatataaaattatcctaatttatctaaaaaaatcattatactCGGGTTATACTTTTTCAcaagatatattaaaaaatatattaatttttatataaaattatcttaaaattcttaTGAATTAGAAACATATCCTAGTAGTTTTAGAAAAGTTTGGATTGATTTAGTGAAAATTAATTCGAGTTATACTTGTTCACatattcaataaaaataatttcttaaatAAGTGATGATACCGTCTAGATTTGTAGTGTGACTACTTAGGGCTAATActctatttaaaaattttaattatcataaattgataaaaaaatatatatataaaaaagtgATACTAAATATCTTATAATAATGCTAGTAGTTCTAAAAAAATTTAGATTGGTTTGTTAGGAATTAACTTGAGTTACACTCGATCATAGATTCAATGCAAAAATATcctatttaaaaatttttaatcaCGCTAAgtttataaaaaattaagaaaaataatattatatacctTAAAATAATGTACTAATAGTTCTAGAGAGGTTTAGattgatttaataaaaattaacccGAATTATACTTGGTTATACTCTATcacaaatttaatataaaataccttatttcaaaaattaatcatcctaaattcatacaaaatagaaaaaataatactaaacataTTAGCATCTCACACTAGTAGTTTTGGAAATTTTGGATAGATCTGATGAAAATTCAACGAGTTATGTTCAATCATAGATTCTAcctaaaaaatatcatattttaaaaattagtcATCATATATTCATAAAAACAAAATGATACTAAAGATATTATCATCTCACGCTACTAGTTCTAGAGAAATTTGGATAGGTTTAGTGAAAATTCAATGAGTTACACTCGATCATAAATTCAACCCAAAAATactctatttaaaattttatcacgTGTCAAtagttctagaaaagtttggattAGTTTAAAGAAAATACCTTGGTTACGCTCGAGTTATACTCGGGTTACATTCATAAAATTGAGAAAAGTGATACTAGTAAACATCATGACCACATAAAATTTACACAAGACATTCAATTTTCACAAAATATTAATCATGTTACTAATATTACTCTCATTGTAAAATAATAGTATTAAGAACATATTACCAAATACAATATTCCAATGTTCAAATATTTCAACACAAAGTAAgacatttcatcaaatctctcaGTGACTAGATACAGAATaataatcatccaaaataacatttgTAATCTACCAATCTAAACAATGATACTAGGGATATCAACGAGACAAGGTGAGAAAGGTAACGCTTCCCTTATCTCCATTCTCATCTCATCCACTGTCCCTATCCTTGCCCTATTCCCTATCTAGATAGTATGAGGGCAAGGATGGGGAATCCCCATAAGGTGTGAGGAACTCATAAGTTCTATGTATCTTtccaattaatttatttttttttaaaaaaataaaacttctATCAaacctaattaattaattatatatatatatatatatatatatatatatatatatatatatatatatatatatatatatatcataattcaTGAGAGAAATAAGGGAAAGATGGGGGAGGATCGAGGAAAGAAACAAGGAAGGAGGTGAGAACTACAATGATCGACTAAGTAGAGCTATGGGGTGGACGAGGGCGATTGtgttgaggaggagagagagagaaattgagCGGCTGGATGAGGGggaaagagggaggagggagAAAGGAGTGTGTGAtagaaagagaaggagaaagaAATAAGAATAGCAAAAAATCATTGTTGTTGTTTACTATTCATCGTTTGTAGTCGTCGATCGTTAGAAGAATCATCATTTGCAAATGGTGAAAGGAGAACTAATAAAAACAAAGTCAAACAATCACTATGGTGTCGCATGCGATTAAAGATTGAGCACATGCAACGCATGAGGTCACGAGGAGAGGATGTTATTGTTGAATGAATAGATGTTTTATTGGACTCAATTGAATCAAATTGTTTTTAATTGAATCATAATCATTTCAATCAAGATTCtcctaatttaatttaaataatgaAAATTTGACCATCTAATGTTTCGGTTCAATATCTTACCTTACATATAAATAGGTCGAGAATAAGTAAAAGGTGAGGAGTGTTCTATTCATCCCCGCCTCTTATTTGCACGGATAATATAAAATATCTACCAACCTTATCTATTTCCCCATCCTCGTCCCCTTAGGTGTGAGTTTGCAGTATAATTGACATCCCTAAAATGATATATCTCTTTGGATAAAATTAATTTCTTTGTCCATCAATAATCAttataatttatcgatatcaattAATCAAACATTTAAGAACCTTCTAGACAAATGATAGATATCAAAACTATTATTGGAAAATTTGAAGACGGATCTTGAACTATTTGTTAAGAGGGAAGTAACAAAAATTTTTGTCGCTCAATTCATTTTCgctatcttttcttttcttttcttttttaatattccGATTCAAGTTTTTTTATCTTGACAAATATCGATCTGATCAGGTTTAGTAGTCTGCACCGTTTTCTATTTTCATTTAAGGCGGCTATCTGACGAGGGAGACTTAATTATCTTGTTTGACCCGCCGTGGTTTTCGATTCTTAATGGGAGGATGAGCAAAACAGGGATTAGTCCTGTCCACAGATTAGGTGGTCGTACTCTCAGCATCCGGTGGGTGGCCAGCACTGCAGACTTCGATGAGTTGCTACTGGCGTTCGCGTCTCCCGAGGAGGTGGCCGGTCGACGCCTCACATGGCCCCATCCGCTGCAGGTGCGAGCGGGATAGGAGAGAAGAGAAAAGCCCTCCCGACGGTGGGTCCGCCCATTGGGTAGAAGAAGGATTGCTTTCCTCCGACGGCAGTGCGGCTTCGCCCTGCAAAAGCTTGGATTAAATGTCAGCGAAAATAGTGGGAAAGGGACGTTGTGAATGGCCATCGCTGAGAAGGTGACGGAGATCGCAACGTCGTTTCAGTCAATAAGAAAGGCGATGGTTGGAGCGACGTAACATCAACACTCGGCTACTTGGGACTCATAAATCAGGCTCGGTGACGTCCAATCAATTCATTCAGTGTGACACACACCGTCCAACCAACCCCCCTGAGAGCCGCCGCTCATCGCTGAATCATGCGTTCATACATACCGCCCACAGATTAATATTGTGCACGTCGACGACGCAACAAAAGAAGACACGAGTTGTGGAACAACTATTGGTggccaaataaaatttaaatactctcaatttaattaaaaaataggaCTTTTTTGTTTGTCTGTTTTGCTATTATTCTTAGATGATAatgaataaatataaattatatttcaaatgaaTATTGGTAAAAAAGACAAGTATTTTAATCACCatgcaataaaaagaaaatacaagtAAATCgttctttttcttaattttgatttCCCTTCTCCTCCATTTCCCTCCTCCTCCTATATAGACGGCATCGCTGTCGAAAGGATACGGCGCGGACGAACGACTCGGCCTCGGTCCGTCGAATATATCAATCTCATAGTTAGTCTGGTTCAGAGCAAATCCATTCGAACGAAAGAGAAGAGACGCCTTCCCCAACGGCCCCCCATCGCCTTCTCCGCCTCCAGAATGCGGAGGAAGGGATCCCAATCGGTACGTCGTTGccacaaatctttcttttctcgtCTCTCTTGTTTCGTGGTGGATGGATCGAGCACAGATGACTTGTTGATCCACAACCCTAATGACGAACGTTTGCCATTCCGGTCGTGTCTTTCGCAATGCGTGCttctttccccccccccccccctttttcttctttgatttCTGATCGTTCTCGTACGACGAGACGAAGGGTTCGTTCCCGATTTCTTTCTTTGCTTCTGGTGATCTTCTCTCCAATTAGATTCTTAAATCTTTTTTGGATGTGAAGGATTCATCGACTGCGTTCTCGAAGTGGAATGCGTTTGGATGAGCCAGTTCTTCATAATTTGTTTGTCTTGTGGGTAGAATTTAACAAgctaaagatataaaaaaatgaatGCATTAATCAGGTCAAACATCAATTCGATTTTGATTAGGGGCATGATGCTAAAAATATGACCCACTCTTATTTGGATAATAGTAGGTTATTCGTTAATTTATTTGGGCTAGCTTTGAATGGTTCATCCAATTCTtagttaataaaaatattattattattattatataaagtagcataaatatgaaaaaaataactGCTAAGAGCTTGGCTTTAATAATTTACAAGATGGTAACTTAGGTCGATTCCTCTTCTAATTTATGATGAAAACAAAAGTCAATAATTATCACAAATCTGTCAAAAACGaatttttaatcattttcaagtggttagcactaataatttatagaaaaaaactGATCCATTGGATCTGATTCAACTCGTTCTTATAATATATTAGATTTAATGTTCACATTGGACTGCCTGATGGTTGGATTTCCTTGGGATTGGACGGTCAAATCTGGTTCTTATAAATAAGTATGCTATTTACGATGACTTCTCGAATGATTTACGATTGTGTCAGTGGTTGAAACCTAAGGCTTGTTATTGTTGTTGGGTAGGTGGAGGAGGACTCTCCGGTTAGGTAGGCTATTCTGTGAACTGCATAATCAAGTGACTGATGCTTTATTTTAGGAACAGAGACAAAAAGGATATACAGTTGTGTTTGTATTTGTAGCCCAAGCTGTAGAGTTACTCACTAGTTTATATGAAAACAAATATAAATGACACGTTAGAATTCATAAATAGTTTTCGAGATCCATAGTAGCTCAATCAAAATCTTTTTATGGTTATTGTCTTTTCTGATAACTTTAGTTTCTGAAATTTATGATAAACTAATCGAAATCTATGATTGAGAATATTTTTACTTGTAAGATGATTTTTACTGAAATATGTATCTTTTTAATTCATTGAGTTTGTTTTCCAAGCTTCACTGAGTTACTGAGTTGAACTGCTGGGTTATACCTGTATCCGTAACATATACCATGGCAAATGATTCAAAGTTACTTGGTAATTTTGGAAGTAGATATTAGATTAATATTGTATTAAGAAAATGGCACAAGTAGGTTTTTGTAAATGCAGTTATGTGGCTTTTCTTCACGGTTACTTGGTAACTTTTAGAAGTAGATATTAGATAAATAATTTCTTAACAAAAGGTTAGGTTTTCTTAATTGAAGTTTTGTGCCTTTTGTTGAATTAAATGTCTGACCAAAGAGTCATGAAAAGTCAGAACCAGATCTGAGTAAAGGACTTGTAACAGTGTTTTGAAGTCTCTCTCTTGTCTTTTTCTTGTGCCTCCAGAATCCATAGGTAAAAGCTGATGTATACTCACTCCCTGTTTTGCTCCAGAATAACTATCTTGAAGGGTTTGTTGTTTTTCTTACAGTCATTTATTATTGACTTTGCCTTCTGAACTTGTATGTATTCTTAAGCTTTTCTTTCTCTCTTATCCCTACCTTTAGGTATATTTAAAATGTCCCAATAAAATAGCCATGCTAACCAAGTAACAGCGGACATAGGATGAAAATATGACATTTAgaaccaaaagaagaagaagaagaagaagaagaagaagaagaagaagagttcatTAGATCTTTTAGGTGTAATGCGTTAGGACCTTCCAGCTAAAATCAATAAAGCTCCGTTCATATTGAATTGCCGAGACTGAAGACTTGGGAAGATAAAGTCTGTACAAATGACGTATCGAAGACTGTGGTGTGGGGGGCTGTGATAAATGACTTTGTGATTGTGTGCTTTCTGGTCAATCGATGCGTCCTTTTTTTGTCCGTTTGATAGCGACACTTTCTCATCTTGCTGCagcatttccttttttttttcctctgcaACGTCTTGATAAGCACAATAATTATCTCAACAACTCACTCTCTAGGATAATGACTTGTGATCGTCTGCTTTGTTATCCATATACTTTCTTATGAGGCTTGTGATAAGTAAGGTGGGTATGGCTCttcatattattaatcttgattgGTTATTGGTGAGTTTACATAGTAACATGACATCGAGACCTGATATCATGAGATATGTGTGTGTGAGACAAGTAGCAGTGTTCATCTTCTAATAGAAATATGAGtccatctatgtatatatatataaatatgaaaaatatataaaaatgaaaGAGGATAGATAGGCAATTGGGTTGCCATTTGGTCCATCATATCATTTGTGTGTTTGACCTCCTACCTTCCTGCTTTGGCTTCACTAAGTGAACGGTAGGTGCCGCAGCTGATGCTCATGCTTAACAACCGGCTCCTACTTCATCATGGAGGACCACATCCAATGGCTTCCCTTTCAGAAGGTTGAACCTAAAGATCATGATGCACACTTGTCATGAttaaaaacaaaaacaacaaatattttttatatatacggATATGTCTATCCATCCTTATCTATTCATAAATCTAGATAATAAAACAACTGATTCTTTCTTGGGTGTTTTACTTTCAGCCCTGCGTTCTTCCCATGCTTAGATAAGGAAGCAGGAGTTCGTCTAGTTTTCTGTGCACCAGACAAAAAAGCCTTCGGCCGTGGTCTTGCCCAGAGGAGAGCTTGTTTTGTTTGGGCTACTTGTTCGATCTTGTGTCCACCGGGCTGAAGCGACATGGACGCCCACCGGGTAGCCGAAGCGCCACTCCCGACGGCGGAACGCCGTTGCAGTGACGAGCCTCGGAACAAGTGCGAGACGGACGCGGGCGCGCAGGCCTCCGCCAGCGCGTGCTTCGACTGCAACATATGCCTGGACTTCGCGGTGGAGCCGGTCGTCACTCTCTGCGGGCACCTCTACTGCTGGCCATGCATCTACAGGTGGCTGCAGCAGGCGGACGGCGCCGCCCCGCAGCAGTGCCCCGTCTGCAAGGCCGCCCTCCACCATGACGCCCTGGTGCCGCTCTACGGCGGCGGCCGCCACGGCGCCAAGAAGCCCCGCCCGGACCTCGAATTACCGCGCCGCCCGCCGCCGGCCCACCCCCCGTCGCCCGGAGCGAACGAGGAACAACGGTACCCGGAGACCCGACCGTATTCTCGCCGTCACCACCAGCACCCTAATCACGGGTGGGAGTACACGTCGGGAGCGACGAGGGTGATCCACTCTACGGCCGGCGGGCTGCTGGGGGGGTTGGTGATGGCGGTGCTCCCGTGGGTGTTCCGGAATCAAGAGCGGCCAGGCATTTACTACTCGAGTCCTTACCACATGGGCGGCGACGTCGGCAGCGGCAGGCTCAGAAGGCAGGAGATGGAGCTGAAACGGTCACTCCATCAGATTTGGCTCTTCCTTGTGTGCTGTGCCGTTGTGTGCCTGCTCTTATTCTGACAACT
Protein-coding regions in this window:
- the LOC135674347 gene encoding E3 ubiquitin-protein ligase RMA1-like, producing the protein MDAHRVAEAPLPTAERRCSDEPRNKCETDAGAQASASACFDCNICLDFAVEPVVTLCGHLYCWPCIYRWLQQADGAAPQQCPVCKAALHHDALVPLYGGGRHGAKKPRPDLELPRRPPPAHPPSPGANEEQRYPETRPYSRRHHQHPNHGWEYTSGATRVIHSTAGGLLGGLVMAVLPWVFRNQERPGIYYSSPYHMGGDVGSGRLRRQEMELKRSLHQIWLFLVCCAVVCLLLF